The genome window GATCAATCACGGTGTTGAACAATTTAATCTTTCCGAAGAAGATCTGACCGTTCAGGAGAAAGACTGGAAGGCGCTTACCTCAACAGTTCTGATGATTGATATATCACATTCCATGATTTTATATGGAGAGGATCGCATTACACCGGCCAAAAATGTAGCAATGGCACTTGCAGAACTGATCAGAATTAAATATCCGAAAGACACTCTTGATATTATTGTCTTTGGAAATGATGCCTGGCCGATCGACGTTAAGGATCTCCCCTATCTTAAAGTCGGCCCGTATCATACCAATACCGTTGCCGGACTGGAACTGGCGATGGATATTCTGAGGCGCCGTAAGACCAATAATAAACAGATTTTCATGATCACTGACGGAAAACCAACCTGCCTGAAAGTTGGTCTGCAGTATTATAAGAACAGCTTTGGACTCGACAGAAAAATCCTGAATAAAACGCTCGATTACGCAGCCATTGCACGGAGAAGAAATATCTCTATTACAACATTTATGATTGCCCGGGATCCTTATTTACAGCAGTTTGTAAGTGAATTTACCAGGGTAAATAACGGCAGAGCTTTTTATTCCAGTCTTCAGGGGCTTGGAGAATATATATTTGAAGATTATATCATTAACAGGCGTAAACGCTTACGCTAAAAGGAATTTATGAACGTTACGGAAATTACAACTCTCGGTGAACTGAAATCAACCGGATATAAGACGAAAAGTATCCGTGAGGAACTTCGGTCGAATCTGATAACTGCTCTGCGTGAAGGGAAAAACCCTTTTGAGGGCATTCACGGTTATCATGATACCGTTCTTCCGGATCTGCAAAAGGCAATCCTCTCAAGGCATAATATTATCCTTCTTGGTTTACGGGGGCAGGCCAAAACCAGAATTGCCCGCCTTATGGTCAGACTGCTCGATGAATATATACCCGCTGTTCAGGGATCGGAAATTCATGACAACCCCTTTGCGCCGGTATCTAAATTTGGAAGAGACATGGTTGCCGAACACGGTGATGCCACCCCGGTAGAATGGATACACCGCGATCTGAGATATACGGAGAAACTCGCGACCCCTGATGTTTCAACCGCTGATCTGATCGGCGATGTTGACCCTATAAAAGCAGCGTCTTTGAAGCTTCCCTATTCAGATGAAAGGGTGATTCACTTTGGACTTATTCCCCGCTCAAACAGAAGTATTTTCGTAATTAACGAACTTCCTGATCTGCAGGCAAGAATTCAGGTAGCACTGTTTAATATTCTTCAGGAAGAGGACATACAGATCCGCGGGTTTAAGATGCGGCTGCCGCTTGATATACTCTTTGTGTTTACCGCAAATCCTGAGGACTATACCAACAGGGGCAGTATTGTAACCCCCCTCAAAGACCGGATCGACAGCCAGATTCTAACGCATTACCCGAAAGACAGGGATACTGCACGGATGATTACCATGCAGGAAGCAAAAATCACACCGGAACAAAAAGAGAGAATATCCATTGATCCCCTGCTTGCTGATCTGATTGAGCAAATTGCGTTTGAAGCCCGCTCGAGTGAATTTGTTGACCCAAAGAGCGGTGTCTCCGCACGTCTTACAATTTCAGCTTATGAAAATCTTTTTAGCACTGCAGAAAGAAGGATGCTGATTACCGGCGAATCCTCGACAGCCATCAGAATCAGTGATCTCTATGGAATTATTCTAAGCATCACCGGAAAAGTAGAACTGGTTTATGAGGGTGAGCAGGAAGGTTCAACTAAAGTCGCGGTTACGGTGATCGGTAAAGCAATCCGGACTCTTTTCCGTGATTATTTTCCCCTGCCGGAAAAAAGTAAGAAGGACACTCAGCAGAAAAATCCATACAGAGAAATTATAGGCTGGTTCAATAAAGGTAATAAAATTGACATACTTAATACAATCCCCAACAGCTCCTATATTGCTGAGTTAAATAAAGTGGCAGGGCTGGGAGAATTCGTTTCTGAAAAACTCAATGGGGCAGAACCGGAACGGTACCCGCTTTTTATGGAATTCCTCCTTCACGGACTGGCTGAATATTCACAGCTCAGCAAATATCGCTTAGAAGGCGGCGGAGTTCAGTTCAAAGACCTTATCAGCTCCATGTTTGCGGGGGGCATATCTGCGGAAGACGATCCCGATATTTCTGAAGAAGAATTCTACAAATAAATAGCGGAATTCGCTTCCCAATGACTGCCCATTAAAAAATGAGCAGTCTGGTGGTTTGAAATAGCCCTGAAAATGGCTAAATTTGGAGTTTATGTAATTTCCCTGAAATTATGAAACTTAAACTTCACATTGCAGCACTAATGCTGGTTTTTATCACTTCCTGCACAACGGAACCTCCTAATGTAATTGAGCAGGAAGACAGGTACGGCAAAATCTTTGTTCAGTCAAATACCTCCGGTGCCGCCATTTTTGTAAATGGAACTCCGTCAGGAAAAATTACTCCTGATACTGTTACCGCAAAAGCGGGTAATGCAATCATCCGGCTGGAAAAAGATGGGTACCTGCCTGCAACTCTGAACGCAATCGTACTGCCTGATTCCCTCATTGCAGTAACGGTTAATATGGAGGTACAGTCTGCGCCTAAAGTTGTGCTGCTTGAGGAGTTCTCAAATGTCAGCTGTGTTCCCTGTGTAGCTACGAACAGAATAATCTCCAAACTTCCGGAGAGCGGTTACAGCAAGGAAAAAGTGGTTATTATAAAATATTCAGCAAATTACCCATCTCCTCTTGATCCTCATTATCAGCACGCAAAAAGTGATATGGATTCGCGCCTGATGTATTATACAGTGTTTTCCACTCCGACGATATATGTGGACGGAACTGTTTCGCCTGTTGCATCAGATTCAAATTCCATAAAAAGTGCA of Ignavibacteriales bacterium contains these proteins:
- a CDS encoding magnesium chelatase, with amino-acid sequence MNVTEITTLGELKSTGYKTKSIREELRSNLITALREGKNPFEGIHGYHDTVLPDLQKAILSRHNIILLGLRGQAKTRIARLMVRLLDEYIPAVQGSEIHDNPFAPVSKFGRDMVAEHGDATPVEWIHRDLRYTEKLATPDVSTADLIGDVDPIKAASLKLPYSDERVIHFGLIPRSNRSIFVINELPDLQARIQVALFNILQEEDIQIRGFKMRLPLDILFVFTANPEDYTNRGSIVTPLKDRIDSQILTHYPKDRDTARMITMQEAKITPEQKERISIDPLLADLIEQIAFEARSSEFVDPKSGVSARLTISAYENLFSTAERRMLITGESSTAIRISDLYGIILSITGKVELVYEGEQEGSTKVAVTVIGKAIRTLFRDYFPLPEKSKKDTQQKNPYREIIGWFNKGNKIDILNTIPNSSYIAELNKVAGLGEFVSEKLNGAEPERYPLFMEFLLHGLAEYSQLSKYRLEGGGVQFKDLISSMFAGGISAEDDPDISEEEFYK
- a CDS encoding Omp28-related outer membrane protein is translated as MKLKLHIAALMLVFITSCTTEPPNVIEQEDRYGKIFVQSNTSGAAIFVNGTPSGKITPDTVTAKAGNAIIRLEKDGYLPATLNAIVLPDSLIAVTVNMEVQSAPKVVLLEEFSNVSCVPCVATNRIISKLPESGYSKEKVVIIKYSANYPSPLDPHYQHAKSDMDSRLMYYTVFSTPTIYVDGTVSPVASDSNSIKSALDLGLAKTPKFRITIKDSIDAGEYKIGITLQNLDSTGISFSNLILHTVVTESQITYSSPPGANGETIFKNVARKMLPSKDGEALTISNSMNTVTYSRSIPLHSAWNPANLRCAVFVQNKLTKEVYQASSTY